The following coding sequences lie in one Mycobacterium sp. Z3061 genomic window:
- a CDS encoding DUF389 domain-containing protein — protein MLHLRVIAPSESSDSVLEVLRREVGVTHIVVHRDAALEPPGDEITADIARESANDVVDELKALGLKRRGAITLDVVDTVVSTAAYRAENEADGDPADAVVWDELAGRSREESTLNATFLTFLTLACLIAAVGVVTDSPVTVVGAMVVGPEFGPLAALAVSIVRRRGYLARRAVLALVVGFPVAMLVTAIAVLGGETIGWIKLGTLRQLNQVDFIFQVGPLSFVVALLAGAAGMLSLVSAKSAALVGVFISVTTVPAAGFAVVAATVGDWQVAEQSAIQLGVNLAGIVLAGVLVLWVHLQTSSRHRANRR, from the coding sequence ATGCTCCATCTGCGGGTGATCGCGCCGTCCGAGTCCAGCGATTCAGTGCTCGAAGTCCTTCGCCGGGAGGTGGGGGTGACCCACATCGTCGTGCACCGCGACGCCGCGCTGGAACCGCCGGGCGACGAGATCACGGCCGACATCGCACGCGAAAGCGCCAACGACGTCGTCGACGAGCTCAAAGCGCTCGGGCTCAAGCGGCGCGGCGCCATCACCCTCGATGTGGTCGACACGGTGGTGTCCACCGCGGCATACCGCGCCGAGAACGAGGCCGACGGCGATCCCGCCGACGCGGTCGTCTGGGACGAGTTGGCCGGGAGGTCGCGCGAGGAATCCACCCTGAACGCCACCTTCCTGACGTTCCTGACACTGGCCTGTCTCATCGCGGCAGTCGGTGTTGTGACGGATTCGCCGGTGACGGTCGTCGGTGCGATGGTGGTGGGCCCGGAGTTCGGGCCGCTCGCTGCGCTCGCGGTCTCCATCGTGCGGCGCCGCGGTTACCTCGCCCGGCGGGCGGTGCTGGCCCTGGTGGTGGGTTTCCCGGTCGCGATGTTGGTGACGGCGATCGCCGTGTTGGGCGGTGAGACGATCGGCTGGATCAAGCTGGGAACCCTTCGGCAGCTCAACCAGGTCGACTTCATCTTTCAGGTCGGACCGCTGTCGTTCGTGGTAGCACTGCTCGCCGGCGCGGCGGGCATGCTTTCCCTGGTTTCCGCGAAATCCGCTGCGCTGGTTGGTGTTTTCATCTCAGTGACCACGGTCCCGGCGGCCGGATTCGCGGTGGTCGCCGCCACCGTGGGCGACTGGCAGGTTGCCGAGCAGTCCGCCATCCAGCTCGGAGTGAACCTTGCGGGGATCGTACTGGCGGGGGTTCTGGTGCTCTGGGTCCACCTTCAGACCAGCTCCCGGCACCGGGCCAACCGCCGCTGA
- a CDS encoding DUF222 domain-containing protein has product MSVTFPVASYEQPPVKRLEVLFEELSELAGQRNAIDGRIVEIVAEMDRDGLCGSTGARSVEAVVAWKLGTTAGNARTITTVARRAQEFPRCAAGLRQGRLSLDQVGVIAARAGDGSDAHYEQLASVATVSQLRTAIKCEPRPKPDRRPPPAITKTSTEDSTCWRITLPHTEAAKFEAALASHREALITQWKHDRPEVASESAPPMPDTMDAFLRLVEAGWDAEATARPHAAHTTVVVHLDVDAHAAELHLGPLLSEGDRHYLTCDATCEVWFERDGQPIGAGRTTRTINRRLRRALEHRHPCCAVPGCGATRGLHAHHIRHWEHGGPTELINLILLCPYHHRLHHRGEITISGDADHLTITDRDGDILLPGSLARPPTSPPPDVAPYPGPTGERAQWKWYTPFQPKPPPTTN; this is encoded by the coding sequence ATGTCGGTGACCTTCCCGGTGGCCTCTTACGAGCAACCTCCTGTCAAGCGTTTGGAGGTGTTGTTCGAGGAATTGTCGGAGTTGGCGGGTCAACGCAACGCGATCGACGGGCGGATCGTCGAGATCGTCGCGGAGATGGATCGCGACGGGTTGTGTGGGTCCACCGGGGCGCGCTCGGTGGAGGCGGTGGTGGCCTGGAAGCTGGGCACCACCGCGGGCAATGCGCGCACGATCACCACGGTGGCGCGGCGGGCCCAGGAATTCCCCCGGTGTGCGGCGGGGTTGCGGCAGGGCCGGCTGTCGCTGGATCAGGTCGGGGTCATCGCCGCCCGCGCCGGCGACGGATCCGATGCCCATTACGAGCAGCTGGCCAGTGTCGCCACGGTCAGCCAGCTGCGCACCGCAATCAAGTGTGAACCGCGCCCGAAACCCGATCGGCGCCCGCCACCGGCGATCACCAAGACCAGCACCGAAGACTCCACGTGCTGGCGCATCACCCTGCCGCACACCGAAGCGGCGAAATTCGAGGCCGCACTGGCCTCCCATCGCGAGGCCCTGATCACCCAGTGGAAACACGACCGCCCCGAGGTTGCTTCGGAGTCCGCGCCGCCGATGCCCGACACCATGGATGCGTTCCTGCGGCTGGTCGAGGCCGGTTGGGACGCCGAGGCCACCGCCCGCCCGCACGCCGCGCACACCACGGTGGTGGTGCACCTCGACGTCGACGCGCACGCCGCCGAGCTGCACCTGGGCCCGCTCCTGAGTGAGGGCGACCGCCACTACCTGACGTGCGATGCCACGTGCGAAGTCTGGTTCGAACGCGACGGCCAGCCCATCGGCGCCGGCCGCACGACCCGCACGATCAACCGGCGGCTGCGCCGCGCGCTCGAGCACCGCCACCCCTGCTGCGCGGTGCCCGGCTGCGGGGCCACCCGCGGCCTGCACGCCCACCACATCCGGCACTGGGAACACGGCGGCCCCACCGAACTGATCAACCTGATCCTGCTGTGCCCCTATCACCACCGCCTACACCACCGAGGCGAGATCACCATCTCCGGGGACGCCGACCACCTCACCATCACCGACCGCGACGGCGACATCCTGCTCCCCGGCTCCCTGGCCCGACCACCCACCAGCCCCCCACCCGACGTCGCCCCCTACCCCGGGCCCACCGGCGAACGCGCCCAATGGAAGTGGTACACCCCCTTCCAACCCAAACCACCCCCCACCACCAACTAG
- a CDS encoding N-acetylmuramoyl-L-alanine amidase, which yields MPDRCGCSAKPAVSRRDVLRYVAAAPIALGLGTLVSGLAQPATAAADPVLVAAVEVPGQPPNIISRAQWGAEESLRTRPPVYDNGIKAGVVHHTATVNDYAPQDSAAIVRSIYAYHTRTLSWPDIAYNALVDKYGQVFEGRFGGMARPVQGTHTGGFNRNTWAVCMIGEFDAMGPTPIQVRTVGRLLGWRLALDGIDPRGSTTLTSDGGPYTRVPRATAVSLPSIFAHRDVSDTDCPGKLGYVLMGQIRDIAAQFTKRPSPSDLAQSLEGSAIYDRWQTMGGMNSALGAPKSPESQAAGSARYVIFERGAMYWSPVTGAQPVTGSIYAAWGALGYEHSALGLPTSAEIPEPEWTAQNFQHGTLNVDRRSRTVSSVIDGVAALVPPPSADGPPVQLERFSLARSRV from the coding sequence GTGCCGGATCGGTGCGGGTGCTCCGCGAAACCCGCTGTCTCACGTCGTGACGTACTCAGATACGTTGCGGCCGCCCCGATCGCGCTGGGTCTGGGCACTCTTGTATCCGGACTCGCACAACCTGCGACGGCGGCGGCGGACCCGGTGCTGGTTGCCGCGGTCGAAGTCCCCGGGCAGCCGCCCAACATCATCAGCCGCGCGCAGTGGGGCGCCGAGGAGTCGCTTCGCACCCGGCCACCGGTGTATGACAACGGAATCAAGGCCGGCGTCGTGCACCACACCGCCACCGTAAATGACTACGCACCACAGGATTCCGCGGCGATTGTGCGCTCGATCTACGCGTACCACACCCGCACCCTGAGCTGGCCGGACATCGCCTACAACGCACTCGTCGACAAGTACGGTCAGGTCTTCGAGGGGCGATTCGGCGGGATGGCCAGGCCGGTTCAGGGCACCCACACCGGCGGGTTCAATCGCAATACCTGGGCGGTATGCATGATCGGCGAGTTCGATGCGATGGGTCCCACTCCCATTCAGGTGCGGACCGTCGGGCGATTGCTCGGGTGGCGGCTCGCCTTGGACGGCATCGATCCCCGCGGCAGCACCACGTTGACGTCGGACGGGGGACCCTACACCCGAGTCCCCCGCGCCACCGCCGTGAGCCTGCCGAGCATTTTCGCCCACCGCGACGTCAGCGACACCGATTGCCCCGGCAAACTCGGCTATGTGTTGATGGGTCAGATTCGCGACATCGCCGCGCAGTTCACCAAGCGCCCGAGCCCGTCGGACCTGGCGCAGTCACTGGAAGGTAGTGCCATCTATGACCGGTGGCAGACGATGGGCGGCATGAACAGCGCACTGGGCGCACCGAAGTCACCGGAATCGCAAGCGGCGGGAAGCGCGCGGTACGTCATCTTCGAGAGGGGCGCGATGTACTGGTCCCCGGTTACCGGAGCCCAGCCCGTCACCGGCTCCATCTACGCCGCCTGGGGCGCTCTGGGCTACGAACACAGCGCGCTGGGGTTGCCGACCAGCGCCGAAATCCCGGAACCCGAGTGGACCGCGCAGAACTTCCAACACGGCACCCTGAACGTCGACCGTCGGAGCCGCACAGTCTCGAGCGTGATCGATGGTGTCGCCGCTCTGGTGCCGCCGCCGTCGGCAGACGGGCCGCCTGTGCAGCTTGAGCGATTTTCCCTTGCGCGCAGCCGGGTTTGA
- a CDS encoding CDP-diacylglycerol diphosphatase, with the protein MVRGIGKTRTGLASGLFGAVVVITACLVGVGLPRAGISSWTALADPGFHPPDNCGSPNDSGPRLELWKSVKDHYPPPANPAPNIFVNDSWALKDGGQGKHDLLAIPRARVTGVECPEIWGPKAFNLWKPAWDEAVKRFQGVDIMLGINSFHGRKQDQLHIHLTGLQHQARNDLNGLKGIPTDLSKWNSSLYVVMGHVYRIVRVNDLDTNVFKLVKDNISQNDMFQQSIAVVSAAPNKGFYILSTQGKPDAGEPEHNPELRIGKDFGTEAIDGLIWRG; encoded by the coding sequence ATGGTCAGGGGCATCGGCAAGACACGTACGGGTCTTGCTTCAGGCTTGTTCGGGGCGGTTGTCGTCATCACTGCATGCCTCGTCGGCGTCGGTCTCCCGCGCGCTGGGATCTCATCATGGACGGCTCTTGCCGACCCGGGTTTCCACCCGCCTGACAACTGCGGATCCCCAAACGACAGTGGACCCAGACTCGAACTCTGGAAGTCCGTCAAGGACCACTATCCCCCGCCGGCCAACCCGGCGCCCAACATCTTCGTGAACGATTCATGGGCCCTGAAGGACGGCGGACAGGGCAAACACGACCTACTGGCGATCCCGAGGGCCCGCGTCACCGGTGTCGAGTGCCCGGAGATCTGGGGCCCGAAGGCCTTCAACCTCTGGAAGCCCGCCTGGGATGAGGCGGTCAAGCGGTTCCAGGGCGTTGACATCATGTTGGGAATCAATTCTTTCCACGGCCGCAAGCAGGATCAGTTGCACATCCATCTCACCGGCCTTCAGCACCAGGCCAGGAACGACCTGAACGGCCTCAAGGGGATCCCGACGGACCTGTCGAAGTGGAACTCGAGCCTGTATGTCGTGATGGGCCATGTGTACCGAATCGTGCGGGTCAACGACCTCGACACGAACGTCTTCAAACTGGTCAAGGACAACATCTCTCAAAACGATATGTTTCAGCAGTCCATTGCGGTCGTATCCGCGGCACCGAACAAGGGCTTCTACATCCTGAGCACGCAGGGCAAACCCGATGCCGGGGAACCCGAGCACAATCCTGAACTGCGGATCGGCAAGGACTTCGGCACCGAGGCGATCGACGGCCTCATCTGGCGGGGCTGA
- a CDS encoding glutathione peroxidase, translated as MTLKDIALTTLDGKPVTLAELSDGATLVVNVASKCGLTPQYEALERLAKDYGDRGLTVVGVPCNQFMGQEPGTAEEIQTFCSTTYGVTFPLLAKSDVNGDDRHPLYTELTKAVDADGKAGDIQWNFEKFLVAPDGSVVNRFRPRTEPDAPEVISAIEAVLPR; from the coding sequence GTGACCCTCAAAGACATCGCCCTGACCACCCTCGACGGCAAACCGGTGACGCTGGCCGAATTGTCCGACGGTGCAACGCTGGTCGTGAACGTGGCCTCCAAGTGCGGACTGACACCCCAGTACGAAGCGCTGGAAAGGCTGGCCAAGGACTACGGCGACCGTGGCCTGACCGTCGTCGGCGTCCCGTGCAACCAGTTCATGGGCCAGGAACCGGGTACGGCCGAAGAGATCCAGACGTTCTGCTCGACGACCTACGGGGTGACGTTCCCCCTGCTCGCCAAGAGCGATGTCAACGGCGACGACCGCCACCCCCTCTACACGGAGCTGACCAAGGCCGTCGACGCCGACGGCAAGGCGGGCGACATTCAGTGGAACTTCGAGAAGTTCCTGGTGGCTCCCGACGGCTCGGTGGTCAACCGGTTCCGTCCCCGCACCGAACCCGACGCGCCCGAGGTCATCAGCGCCATCGAGGCCGTACTGCCCCGATAG
- a CDS encoding glycosyl hydrolase 2 galactose-binding domain-containing protein, whose amino-acid sequence MKVAVKIFIVLALSSLSLCAAAYSPVATHVLSAAPDRLELSSNWTLSPAKTTSMNGDVLSVTDYDATAWYKVARMPATVLEILRENGVYRDLYSGKNLRDHVPQDLYRQDWWYRTEFTAPQGRTTYVLGFPGINYRGEIWLNGHLVADRTQVVGMYVTHELDVTPWLRPGQANVLAVKVTPERALQDVDGVELADSWNDWINWDYLGLPAPDGDPDRRGTSFVADRNAGIWKPVYLRSVGDVGIGAATVNSELPLPRTDNARLTIHTEIHNYHTQRERGILRATITRPDRSTVHVEQAVTLGPGENRRITLTPDQFVQLNLQHPDLWWPYTMGRPTLHDVRLEFRIDNRPSDVKEFRFGIRTVTQHRDEGFSGDGGDFYLQVNGKNFPVRGAAYTPDLLFRYDPDRETVILQYAKDLGLNMLRLEGKIASEHLVEKADELGIPLMAGWMCCNQWEKWEQWDPEDDRVAMASLRSQIQSFGSHASAFIWANGSDGLPPPNIRARYRSILDELHWQNATVDTAAIQARDGDGNAQWDGIDMAGPYTWRPPTFWFSGRYGATWGSSAEQGSNEQIPPFASLRKFIPPDQLWPINDTWYFHAGAQPKNAALLSAQRSIGLRYGPSDSAEVFAAKAQMAQYESARAQFESFAATGWDSHKMTIYWMLNSHWPSFFGQLFDYYLRPGGAYFGAKKGLRPLSAVFDSYAGGYGSPARIRVVNQTQNDEYDLRVRVRVYDLQGTLQADRISQRTNVSAGGAVEAMTLPRGLSNSPVFFVRCQLTRDSGEVVADNVYWQSQQPDDVGDPDNDRAFDSIQASWADMTALNYLPRVPLDIAAQSTDQSVSIRLHNPTPNVAFFERAEVLSSRDGDEILPIEYDDNYVTVFPGETVEIRASVPERGSSANWVRVTGQNTAPITVAVS is encoded by the coding sequence ATGAAGGTCGCCGTCAAGATCTTCATCGTGCTGGCGCTGTCCTCGCTGTCATTGTGTGCGGCGGCGTACTCGCCAGTCGCGACTCACGTTCTGTCCGCTGCACCGGACCGTCTTGAGCTGTCGAGCAATTGGACGCTGTCTCCCGCGAAAACGACCTCGATGAACGGCGATGTCCTGTCGGTGACCGACTACGACGCCACCGCCTGGTACAAAGTCGCGCGTATGCCGGCCACCGTGTTGGAGATACTGCGGGAGAACGGCGTCTACCGAGATCTGTACAGCGGCAAGAACCTTCGAGACCACGTGCCGCAGGATCTCTATCGGCAGGATTGGTGGTACCGGACCGAGTTCACCGCACCACAGGGCCGAACGACCTACGTGTTGGGGTTCCCCGGCATCAACTACCGCGGCGAAATCTGGTTGAACGGACACCTGGTGGCCGATCGCACGCAAGTCGTCGGTATGTACGTGACGCATGAGCTGGACGTGACGCCGTGGCTTCGGCCTGGACAGGCAAACGTTCTGGCGGTCAAGGTGACACCTGAGCGTGCTCTTCAGGACGTCGACGGTGTTGAGCTGGCGGACAGTTGGAACGACTGGATCAACTGGGACTACCTCGGCCTCCCTGCGCCCGATGGCGACCCCGACCGGCGCGGAACATCATTCGTTGCCGACCGCAATGCCGGCATCTGGAAGCCGGTGTACCTGAGATCGGTCGGCGACGTGGGAATCGGTGCTGCGACGGTGAATTCGGAACTTCCGCTGCCCCGCACCGACAATGCGCGGCTGACGATCCACACCGAGATCCACAACTACCACACACAACGGGAGCGCGGCATCCTCCGGGCCACGATCACCCGCCCTGACAGATCCACGGTGCACGTCGAGCAGGCCGTCACCCTCGGACCCGGAGAGAATCGCCGAATCACCCTCACGCCAGATCAGTTCGTGCAGTTGAACCTGCAACATCCGGACCTGTGGTGGCCGTACACCATGGGGCGGCCCACCCTGCACGACGTTCGCTTGGAGTTCCGGATCGACAATCGGCCAAGCGATGTCAAAGAATTCCGGTTCGGCATTCGCACCGTCACCCAACATCGCGACGAAGGGTTCTCGGGCGACGGTGGAGACTTCTATCTGCAGGTCAACGGCAAGAACTTTCCGGTGCGCGGCGCCGCGTACACGCCCGATCTGCTGTTCCGGTACGACCCGGACCGGGAGACCGTGATCCTGCAATACGCAAAAGATCTGGGTCTGAACATGTTGCGGCTCGAGGGCAAGATCGCCAGCGAACACCTCGTGGAAAAGGCCGACGAGCTCGGTATCCCGCTGATGGCCGGCTGGATGTGCTGCAACCAGTGGGAGAAATGGGAGCAGTGGGACCCCGAAGACGACCGTGTGGCGATGGCGAGCCTGCGCTCACAGATCCAGTCCTTCGGATCCCACGCATCGGCGTTCATCTGGGCGAACGGCAGCGACGGCTTGCCGCCGCCCAACATCCGCGCCCGATACCGGTCGATACTCGATGAGTTGCATTGGCAGAACGCCACTGTCGATACCGCCGCCATCCAGGCGCGCGACGGCGACGGCAATGCGCAATGGGATGGCATCGACATGGCGGGACCGTACACCTGGCGACCGCCCACCTTCTGGTTCAGCGGACGCTACGGTGCCACCTGGGGCTCATCCGCCGAACAGGGCAGCAATGAACAGATCCCGCCGTTCGCCAGCCTGAGAAAATTCATCCCGCCCGACCAGCTGTGGCCGATCAACGACACGTGGTATTTCCATGCCGGTGCCCAGCCGAAGAACGCCGCGTTGCTCAGCGCGCAGCGGTCGATCGGTCTGCGCTACGGCCCATCCGACAGTGCCGAAGTGTTCGCAGCCAAAGCTCAGATGGCTCAATACGAATCTGCCCGTGCGCAATTCGAGTCGTTCGCGGCAACGGGATGGGACAGCCACAAGATGACCATCTACTGGATGCTGAACAGTCACTGGCCGTCCTTTTTCGGCCAGCTCTTCGATTACTACCTGCGCCCGGGCGGTGCCTACTTCGGCGCCAAGAAGGGGCTACGCCCCCTCTCCGCCGTATTCGATTCGTACGCCGGCGGCTACGGCAGCCCGGCGCGCATCAGGGTCGTCAACCAGACTCAAAATGACGAATACGACCTCCGCGTCCGCGTCCGTGTCTACGACCTGCAGGGAACACTGCAGGCCGATCGAATTTCGCAGCGCACCAACGTGTCTGCGGGCGGCGCCGTGGAAGCCATGACGTTACCCCGTGGGCTCAGCAACTCGCCCGTCTTCTTCGTTCGGTGTCAGTTGACCCGGGATTCCGGTGAGGTCGTTGCCGATAACGTCTATTGGCAATCCCAACAGCCGGACGACGTGGGCGATCCGGACAATGACCGCGCGTTCGACTCGATCCAGGCGAGCTGGGCGGACATGACAGCTTTGAACTACCTGCCGCGCGTGCCGCTCGATATCGCGGCGCAGTCGACCGATCAGAGCGTGTCCATTCGGCTGCACAACCCCACGCCGAACGTAGCCTTCTTCGAACGTGCCGAGGTCTTGTCATCGCGCGACGGCGACGAGATCCTGCCGATCGAGTACGACGACAATTACGTGACGGTGTTTCCGGGGGAGACGGTCGAGATACGGGCATCCGTCCCGGAGCGGGGTTCGTCGGCGAACTGGGTGCGGGTGACCGGACAGAACACGGCGCCGATCACCGTCGCCGTGTCATAG
- a CDS encoding beta-1,3-glucanase family protein translates to MAFVTAVPELVVTAASDLVVIGSSVTKANAAAANSTTTLLAAGADEVSAGIAALLGEHGQAYQAISAEIATFQQRFVQALNSGAGAYAAAEAASAVSLQSIEQSILDVINAPFNILLGRPLIGNGRNGAAGTGEAGGPGGLLWGNGGDGGSGAAGQTGGAGGAAGLFGRGGTGGAGGVGSTGTTTSVAGQQGGAGGTGGAGGVGGHGGLFFGTGGTGGAGGVGGTGGIGGPADAAGNFGAGGPGGTGGLGGAGGAGGFLGSPGQAGLNGANGLPGGFRVGPFINNTGLSNSEIYLTLLGQTTPGQWSWVDQNGMAHHIDSSAANAPGHLTYNGVNYANMSFTLDQTGNLAIPSEFQGGRIFVSMKNPLYIGIAADNSGWAGLDPANPSDPNYNTVYDWYEMTYKYGAVAFGGNTTQVDQFGLPFSYTLGQDSTGFSGTRGITLTRDQVFAQYATSVPAEFQALVLHDGSGDPLRILAPRTATPGGLVSWLDQPINDFWSNYQTHQFVYDGPGYTVTGNIDGSGLFHYTVTPDGKAASTYTMVKPTTAQVFASNGPFVGTDQQGAFLAELNAAFNRGVAISPDQWANVAAYYPTGGRWNNWAQFFHANSINNLAYGFPFDDVNNQSSVLILANSQPPTRLSFVLN, encoded by the coding sequence ATGGCGTTTGTCACTGCGGTGCCGGAGCTGGTGGTCACGGCGGCCTCGGATCTGGTGGTGATCGGCTCGTCGGTGACGAAAGCCAATGCAGCAGCGGCGAATTCGACTACAACGCTGCTGGCCGCGGGTGCGGACGAGGTCTCGGCGGGGATCGCGGCCCTACTGGGCGAACATGGGCAGGCTTATCAGGCGATCAGCGCGGAAATTGCGACTTTCCAGCAGCGGTTCGTGCAGGCCCTCAATTCGGGAGCCGGCGCTTATGCCGCCGCGGAAGCCGCCAGTGCGGTGTCGTTGCAGTCCATCGAGCAGAGCATCCTGGATGTGATCAATGCGCCCTTCAACATTTTGTTGGGGCGGCCGCTGATCGGCAACGGCCGAAACGGAGCCGCAGGGACCGGTGAAGCCGGCGGGCCCGGCGGACTGCTGTGGGGTAACGGAGGCGACGGCGGTTCGGGGGCAGCCGGGCAAACCGGGGGTGCCGGGGGTGCAGCAGGCTTGTTCGGTCGGGGCGGCACCGGTGGCGCCGGCGGCGTTGGGAGCACCGGCACCACGACCAGCGTTGCGGGACAGCAGGGCGGCGCCGGCGGCACTGGCGGAGCGGGCGGGGTCGGCGGTCACGGCGGGCTGTTCTTCGGCACTGGCGGCACCGGCGGTGCGGGCGGAGTCGGCGGCACCGGTGGGATCGGAGGCCCGGCCGACGCCGCGGGAAACTTCGGCGCCGGCGGTCCCGGGGGCACCGGCGGCCTTGGTGGCGCCGGAGGCGCGGGCGGATTTTTGGGCAGCCCCGGTCAAGCGGGTCTCAACGGAGCCAACGGCCTCCCTGGCGGATTTCGTGTCGGTCCTTTCATCAACAACACGGGTTTGAGCAACAGCGAGATCTACCTGACCCTGCTCGGCCAGACGACGCCCGGTCAGTGGTCGTGGGTCGACCAGAACGGCATGGCCCACCACATCGATTCCAGCGCGGCCAACGCTCCTGGTCATCTCACGTACAACGGGGTGAATTACGCCAACATGTCGTTCACCCTCGACCAGACAGGCAACCTCGCCATACCTTCGGAATTCCAGGGCGGCCGGATCTTTGTGTCGATGAAGAACCCGCTCTATATCGGGATCGCCGCGGACAACTCGGGCTGGGCGGGTCTCGACCCCGCGAACCCGTCCGATCCGAACTACAACACGGTCTACGACTGGTACGAGATGACCTACAAGTACGGTGCGGTCGCCTTCGGGGGTAACACCACGCAGGTGGACCAGTTCGGGTTGCCGTTCTCCTACACGCTGGGGCAGGACTCGACCGGGTTTAGCGGAACCCGCGGTATCACCCTGACGCGAGACCAGGTGTTCGCGCAGTACGCGACCTCGGTCCCGGCTGAGTTCCAGGCTCTGGTGCTACACGACGGCTCCGGCGACCCGCTGCGGATTCTGGCCCCACGGACCGCCACGCCCGGCGGCCTGGTCAGCTGGCTCGACCAACCGATCAACGACTTCTGGTCGAATTATCAAACCCACCAGTTCGTTTACGACGGCCCCGGCTACACGGTGACGGGAAACATCGACGGCAGCGGCCTCTTCCACTACACCGTTACGCCGGACGGTAAAGCCGCATCGACGTACACGATGGTAAAGCCGACGACGGCACAAGTTTTCGCGTCCAACGGCCCATTCGTCGGCACCGACCAGCAGGGTGCGTTCCTCGCCGAACTCAACGCGGCGTTCAACCGCGGCGTGGCGATTTCGCCGGATCAGTGGGCCAACGTCGCCGCCTACTATCCGACTGGAGGGCGGTGGAACAACTGGGCCCAGTTCTTCCACGCCAACAGCATCAACAACCTCGCCTACGGCTTCCCCTTCGACGACGTGAACAACCAGAGTTCGGTGCTGATCCTCGCCAACTCTCAGCCGCCCACCCGTCTTTCATTCGTCCTCAACTAG
- a CDS encoding VOC family protein, which translates to MDNQLISAAVGIVARDLARSLDFYRLLGLAIPETDAPHVEVELPGGNRLLLDTEETIASFHPGWYAPTSPGRATLAFGLGTPAELDMLFSRLSAAGHPAVVEPFDAPWGQRYATVADPDGISVDLYAPLPS; encoded by the coding sequence ATGGACAACCAACTCATTTCTGCCGCGGTCGGGATCGTGGCCCGCGACCTGGCGCGCTCCCTGGACTTCTATCGCCTACTCGGTCTGGCGATTCCCGAGACGGATGCCCCGCACGTCGAAGTCGAACTGCCGGGTGGCAATCGCCTGCTGTTGGACACCGAGGAGACGATCGCGAGCTTCCACCCGGGCTGGTATGCCCCGACGTCGCCGGGGCGAGCGACGCTGGCGTTCGGGCTTGGCACGCCCGCTGAGCTCGACATGTTGTTCAGCCGGCTCAGCGCTGCCGGTCACCCCGCAGTCGTGGAACCCTTCGACGCACCCTGGGGACAACGGTATGCCACGGTCGCCGACCCGGACGGGATCTCGGTCGATCTTTACGCCCCGTTGCCGAGCTGA